The Corynebacterium callunae DSM 20147 genomic sequence ATATGAAGTGGGGCAGCAGCAGGACGCGTCGCAAAGCAATGGTTGGGAACGCACCCACGCTGACCCCGGGTTTGAACAGCCCACCCCGCAACGTATTCCGCGTGAAACCCCTGCTCACAACCCTAATCGTGAGGTGTCACTGAACCCGAAGTACACCTTCGAAAGTTTTGTGATTGGTCCCTTCAACCGTTTTGCCAATGCGGCAGCGGTGGCCGTGGCGGAAAGCCCAGCGAAAGCATTTAACCCACTATTTATTTCTGGTGGTTCGGGCTTGGGTAAAACTCACCTGCTGCACGCAGTGGGAAATTACGCTCAAGAATTGCAGCCTGGCCTGCGTATTAAGTATGTGTCCAGCGAAGAATTCACCAATGACTACATCAACTCCGTGCGTGATGACCGTCAAGAAACCTTCAAAAGGCGTTATCGCAACCTCGATATTTTGATGGTTGATGATATCCAATTCCTGGCCGGTAAAGAAGGTACCCAGGAAGAGTTTTTCCATACTTTCAACGCATTGCACCAGGCAGATAAGCAAATTATCCTGTCTTCAGACCGTCCTCCCAAGCAGCTCACCACGCTGGAAGATCGTCTGCGCACCCGTTTTGAAGGTGGCCTGATCACCGATATTCAGCCACCAGATCTGGAAACGCGTATTGCGATTTTGATGAAGAAGGCCCAAACCGATGGCACCCATGTGGATCGCGAAGTTCTCGAGCTGATTGCCAGCCGTTTTGAATCTTCGATTCGCGAGCTCGAAGGCGCGCTGATTCGTGTTTCTGCTTATTCTTCTTTGATTAACCAGCCGATTGACAAAGAAATGGCAATTGTGGCGCTGCGCGATATTTTGCCAGAGCCAGAAGATATGGAAATTACCGCTCCGGTGATCATGGAAGTCACCGCGGAATATTTTGAGATTTCCGTTGATACCCTGCGCGGAGCTGGGAAAACTCGTGCGGTTGCGCATGCTCGCCAGTTGGCAATGTATCTCTGCCGCGAATTGACAGATATGTCTTTGCCCAAGATT encodes the following:
- the dnaA gene encoding chromosomal replication initiator protein DnaA; its protein translation is MSQNSSSLLETWRQVVADLNTLSQQPDSGIAPLTPTQRAYLNLAKPIAIVDGYAVLSTPHSMAKHAIEQDLSESLTKVLSLRMGRSFSLAVSVEPDQEPAETPAPTQQEFKYQPPQQQQPQHQQPQQQAAPANHNRAPGQYEVGQQQDASQSNGWERTHADPGFEQPTPQRIPRETPAHNPNREVSLNPKYTFESFVIGPFNRFANAAAVAVAESPAKAFNPLFISGGSGLGKTHLLHAVGNYAQELQPGLRIKYVSSEEFTNDYINSVRDDRQETFKRRYRNLDILMVDDIQFLAGKEGTQEEFFHTFNALHQADKQIILSSDRPPKQLTTLEDRLRTRFEGGLITDIQPPDLETRIAILMKKAQTDGTHVDREVLELIASRFESSIRELEGALIRVSAYSSLINQPIDKEMAIVALRDILPEPEDMEITAPVIMEVTAEYFEISVDTLRGAGKTRAVAHARQLAMYLCRELTDMSLPKIGDVFGGKDHTTVMYADRKIRQEMTEKRDTYDEIQQLTQLIKSRGRN